From Deinococcus aquaticus, one genomic window encodes:
- the polA gene encoding DNA polymerase I, with the protein MTSASPDTLVLIDGHALAFRSYFALPPLTNRQGESTHAILGFLRLTLRLARQRSNQVIVVFDPPVKTFRHEQFEGYKAGRAEMPADLPGQINRIREIVDAIGLPRLEEPGYEADDVIASLTRKAEGTGMQVRIVTSDRDAYQLLDDHVRVITNDFRLIGPDEVLEKYGVTVRQWVDYRALTGDASDNIPGAKGIGPKTASKLLQEYGSLEGIYAAAKAGTLKPDGTRQKLLDSEENVQFSHQLSCMVTDLPLDVELGTGRLPGNPARLEELLDELNLMSVKRDVAALDAADASPALPDSVHDAAHQTAPHDEPSADPLPDLTTDTAPWQAPTGTVIWGYALSREDDLTAALTDAATFEVTGDPAAGEYSGLLRTAPTHEPAQWKKAEVYALPGTLFDSPDTPAAPLTKTQQKAAEKALKDQEKAAAKLRAQYPATVSETEFAAQPTVTAAAAKALATHLRVRGLNTEPGDDPLLMAYLLDPANTTMNAVAQRYLNAPWPDDAAGRAAATAQLLHLLPPLLNDTRRALYHDMEQPLSGVLTRMEVRGVQLDSEYLRGLSAATAARLQILETQIHSLAGREFQIRSRDQLEAVLYDELGLASGKKTKLTGKRSTAVAALEPLRDEHPIIPALLEYRELEKLRGTYLEPLPNLVNPATGRLHTTFAQAAVATGRLSSLNPNLQNIPIRSDAGREIRKGFIAAPGMCLISADYSQIELRLLAHIADDPLMQQAFQEGADIHRRTAAQVLGLDEATITPNQRRAAKTVNFGVLYGMSAHRLSGDLGIPYADAAGFIETYFNTYPGIRGYIDRTLEFGRQNGYVETLYGRRRYVPELIATNRTLREAGERLAYNMPIQGTAADIIKLAMIKLDRELQGTGAHLLLQVHDELLIEAPEEKAEEISRLVKTIMEGAASLKVPLAVEAGTGPNWYDTK; encoded by the coding sequence ATGACCTCCGCTTCACCCGATACCCTGGTGCTGATCGACGGGCACGCCCTGGCGTTCCGGTCGTACTTCGCCCTGCCGCCACTGACCAACCGGCAGGGCGAAAGCACGCACGCCATCCTGGGATTCCTGCGCCTGACCCTGCGCCTGGCGCGGCAGCGCAGTAACCAGGTGATCGTGGTGTTTGACCCGCCGGTCAAGACCTTCCGGCACGAGCAGTTCGAGGGGTACAAGGCCGGGCGCGCCGAGATGCCCGCCGACCTGCCCGGCCAGATCAACCGCATCCGCGAGATTGTGGACGCCATCGGCCTGCCGCGCCTGGAGGAACCCGGCTACGAGGCCGATGACGTGATCGCCAGCCTGACCCGCAAGGCCGAGGGCACGGGCATGCAGGTGCGGATCGTGACCAGTGACCGCGACGCGTACCAGCTGCTGGACGACCACGTGCGCGTCATCACGAACGACTTCCGCCTGATCGGCCCGGACGAGGTGCTGGAAAAGTACGGCGTGACCGTCCGGCAGTGGGTGGATTACCGCGCCCTGACTGGCGATGCCAGCGACAACATTCCCGGCGCCAAGGGCATCGGCCCGAAAACAGCGTCGAAGCTGCTTCAGGAGTACGGTTCGCTGGAAGGCATCTACGCCGCCGCGAAGGCCGGAACCCTGAAACCCGACGGGACGCGCCAGAAACTGCTGGACTCCGAGGAGAACGTGCAGTTCAGCCACCAGCTGTCGTGCATGGTCACGGACCTGCCGCTGGACGTGGAACTCGGGACTGGGCGACTGCCGGGCAACCCGGCCCGCCTGGAAGAGCTGCTGGACGAACTGAACCTGATGAGCGTCAAGCGTGACGTGGCCGCCCTGGACGCCGCCGACGCCAGCCCGGCCCTGCCGGACAGCGTGCACGACGCCGCGCACCAGACCGCGCCGCACGACGAACCCAGCGCCGACCCGCTGCCGGACCTGACCACCGACACGGCCCCCTGGCAGGCGCCCACCGGGACGGTCATCTGGGGCTACGCCCTGTCCCGCGAGGACGACCTGACCGCCGCCCTGACCGACGCCGCCACCTTCGAGGTGACTGGCGACCCCGCCGCCGGGGAGTACAGCGGTCTGCTGCGGACCGCTCCCACCCACGAACCCGCCCAGTGGAAGAAAGCCGAGGTGTACGCCCTGCCCGGCACCCTCTTCGACAGCCCCGACACGCCCGCCGCGCCCCTGACGAAAACGCAGCAGAAAGCGGCCGAGAAGGCCCTGAAAGATCAGGAGAAAGCGGCCGCGAAACTCCGCGCGCAGTACCCCGCCACCGTCAGCGAGACCGAATTCGCCGCCCAGCCGACCGTGACGGCCGCCGCCGCCAAGGCCCTCGCCACGCACCTGCGTGTGCGCGGCCTGAACACCGAACCCGGTGACGACCCCCTGCTCATGGCGTACCTGCTCGACCCGGCCAACACCACCATGAACGCCGTCGCGCAGCGATACCTGAACGCCCCCTGGCCCGACGACGCCGCCGGCCGCGCCGCCGCCACCGCCCAGCTGCTGCACCTGCTGCCGCCGCTGCTCAACGACACCCGCCGCGCCCTGTACCACGACATGGAACAACCCCTGTCCGGCGTGCTGACCCGCATGGAAGTCCGGGGCGTGCAACTCGACAGCGAGTACCTGCGCGGCCTGTCCGCCGCCACCGCCGCCCGCCTCCAGATCCTCGAAACGCAGATCCACTCGCTCGCCGGACGCGAATTCCAGATCCGCAGCCGCGACCAGCTCGAAGCGGTCCTGTACGACGAACTCGGCCTAGCCAGCGGCAAGAAGACCAAACTGACCGGCAAGCGCAGCACCGCCGTCGCCGCCCTCGAACCCCTCCGGGACGAGCACCCCATCATCCCCGCCCTGCTGGAATACCGCGAACTGGAAAAACTGCGCGGCACGTACCTCGAACCCCTCCCCAACCTCGTGAACCCCGCCACGGGCCGCCTGCACACCACCTTCGCGCAGGCCGCCGTCGCCACCGGCCGCCTCAGCAGCCTCAACCCCAACCTCCAGAACATCCCCATCCGCAGCGACGCCGGCCGCGAAATCCGCAAGGGCTTCATCGCCGCGCCCGGCATGTGCCTGATCAGCGCCGACTACTCACAGATCGAACTGCGCCTCCTGGCACACATCGCCGACGACCCCCTGATGCAGCAGGCCTTCCAGGAAGGCGCGGACATCCACCGCCGCACCGCCGCGCAGGTCCTCGGACTCGACGAGGCCACCATCACGCCCAACCAGCGCCGCGCCGCCAAAACCGTGAACTTCGGCGTGCTGTACGGCATGAGCGCCCACCGCCTCAGCGGCGACCTCGGCATTCCCTACGCCGACGCCGCCGGATTCATCGAAACGTACTTCAACACCTACCCCGGCATCCGCGGGTACATCGACCGCACCCTCGAATTCGGCCGCCAGAACGGGTATGTGGAGACGCTGTACGGCCGCCGCCGCTACGTCCCGGAACTCATTGCCACCAACCGCACCCTGCGCGAGGCCGGCGAACGCCTCGCCTACAACATGCCCATCCAGGGCACCGCCGCCGACATCATCAAACTCGCCATGATCAAACTCGACCGGGAACTCCAGGGCACCGGCGCGCACCTCCTGCTGCAAGTCCACGACGAACTGCTGATCGAAGCCCCCGAAGAGAAAGCCGAAGAGATCAGCCGCCTCGTAAAAACCATCATGGAAGGCGCCGCCAGCCTCAAGGTGCCCCTGGCCGTCGAGGCAGGCACCGGCCCTAACTGGTACGACACGAAGTAA
- a CDS encoding HAD family hydrolase has product MTIRAVFWDIGGVLLTNGWDRKQRADVLSRFGLDLTEFTERHKLAAPELELGRMTLDEYLSQTVFHAPRDFTREDFRAAMEAESRPHDDALALARDLSGRYRMYALNNEGHDLNECRIRNYALHEFLLAFFSSCYLGVMKPNPAIYRLGLNLASLRPEETVMIDDRAQNAEAARSVGMHAVRYENAAQLREELAALGVK; this is encoded by the coding sequence ATGACTATCAGGGCTGTCTTCTGGGATATCGGTGGGGTGCTCCTCACGAACGGCTGGGACCGCAAGCAACGCGCGGATGTTCTCTCACGCTTCGGGCTGGACCTGACCGAGTTCACTGAGCGGCACAAACTGGCCGCGCCGGAACTCGAACTGGGCCGCATGACACTCGATGAGTACCTGTCGCAGACGGTGTTCCACGCCCCGCGTGACTTTACCCGCGAGGACTTCCGCGCTGCCATGGAAGCCGAGAGCCGCCCCCACGACGACGCCTTGGCCCTCGCCCGCGACCTGAGCGGCCGGTACCGCATGTACGCCCTGAACAACGAAGGCCACGACCTGAACGAGTGCCGCATCCGCAACTATGCCTTGCACGAGTTCCTGCTGGCCTTCTTCAGTTCCTGCTACCTGGGCGTCATGAAACCCAACCCCGCCATCTACCGCCTGGGCCTGAACCTCGCCAGCCTCCGCCCCGAAGAGACCGTGATGATTGACGACCGCGCCCAGAACGCCGAGGCGGCCCGCTCGGTCGGCATGCACGCCGTGCGGTACGAGAACGCCGCGCAGCTCCGGGAGGAACTGGCGGCGCTGGGCGTGAAGTAG
- a CDS encoding thioredoxin — MTDTDQTRPFVLFTQDQCPQCETLKRMLALPLRGAFDTQIEVLHRQEQPDAFARLAEAHALARTPALLHRPSGKLLLDTASLGAVKAFLTQG, encoded by the coding sequence ATGACTGATACCGATCAGACCCGGCCGTTCGTGCTGTTCACGCAGGACCAGTGCCCGCAGTGCGAAACCCTGAAACGCATGCTGGCCCTGCCCCTGCGCGGCGCGTTCGACACCCAGATTGAGGTCCTGCACCGTCAGGAACAACCCGACGCCTTCGCGCGGCTCGCCGAAGCACACGCCCTGGCCCGCACGCCCGCCCTGCTGCACCGCCCCAGCGGCAAACTTCTGCTCGACACCGCCAGCCTCGGCGCCGTCAAAGCCTTCCTGACGCAGGGGTAA